From the genome of Nocardia sp. NBC_01503, one region includes:
- a CDS encoding sensor histidine kinase KdpD: MRRGQLRIYLGAAPGVGKTFSMLSEAHRRLERGRDVVAAVVETHGRSKTAEMLAGIERIPPRMIEYRGTTLPELDVEAVLRRAPAVVLVDELAHTNVPGGKHEKRWQDVQELLDAGIDVVSTVNVQHLESLNDVVEQITGVVQRETVPDWVVRSADQVELVDITPEALRRRLSHGNVYAATKVDAALRNYFRPGNLTALRELALLWLADQVDAALAKYRADHKITDTWEARERLVVAVTGGGESETIVRRASRIAAKSSAELIVVHVVRGDGLAGVSTQRLTRLRDLATGLGASLHTVTGDDVPTALLDFARQVNATQLVLGTSRRSRWARMLDEGIGATVVQESGKIDVHMVTHEESNRGFRWSSLAPRERKLGSWSAALLVPSLICLVTGLWLDRWLDLGGESALFFIGVIVVALFGGVAPAALSALLSGVLLNWYFTEPRHSLTIAELDNLLTIVVLLMVAVAVAALVDVAAKRTREARKASRQAELLTLFAGAVLHGADLPDLLERAREAFSQEAVSLITDEAMVASVGEDPPTEVIDAFTAIEAGDDTHWLLLRGRALSSGDRLVLGAVANQAAGLVHQKQLQAEAGAAQAVMEADKLRRALLSAVSHDLRTPLAGAKAAVSSLRSVDVEFSPEDTAELLETIEESVDQLTALVGNLLDSSRLAVGVIKPQMRRTYLDEVVHHALMGMGTRGLGRVAMNRVKVEVGTLCVRADGGLLERVLANLIDNAVRYSPGDSPVRVTAEHTGQRVAITVVDTGPGVPTGMEDQLFEPFQRLGDRDNSTGVGLGLSVVRGFVDAMGGTVHAENTPGGGLTMVIDMQACDEQENE, from the coding sequence ATGATCGAGTATCGCGGGACCACCCTGCCCGAACTCGATGTGGAGGCGGTGCTGCGGCGCGCCCCCGCGGTGGTGCTGGTCGACGAGCTCGCGCACACCAATGTGCCGGGCGGCAAGCACGAAAAGCGTTGGCAGGACGTACAGGAGCTACTGGACGCCGGGATCGATGTGGTCTCCACGGTCAATGTGCAGCATCTGGAGAGCCTCAACGACGTGGTCGAGCAGATCACCGGCGTGGTGCAGCGGGAAACCGTGCCGGACTGGGTGGTTCGCTCCGCGGATCAGGTCGAACTGGTGGACATCACCCCGGAGGCGTTGCGGCGCAGGCTCTCCCACGGCAATGTGTACGCGGCCACCAAGGTCGACGCGGCACTGCGCAATTACTTCCGGCCCGGCAATCTGACCGCGCTGCGCGAACTCGCGCTGCTGTGGCTGGCCGATCAGGTGGACGCCGCCTTGGCGAAATACCGTGCGGACCACAAGATCACGGACACTTGGGAGGCACGCGAACGCCTGGTGGTGGCCGTCACCGGCGGCGGCGAATCCGAGACCATCGTGCGCCGGGCCAGCCGGATCGCGGCCAAATCCAGTGCCGAACTCATCGTGGTGCACGTGGTCCGCGGTGACGGGCTGGCCGGGGTCTCCACCCAGCGCCTGACCCGGCTGCGCGATCTGGCCACCGGCCTGGGCGCGAGCCTGCACACCGTCACCGGTGACGATGTCCCCACGGCGCTACTGGATTTCGCGCGTCAGGTGAACGCGACCCAGCTGGTACTCGGCACCTCGCGGCGCTCACGCTGGGCGCGCATGCTCGACGAGGGCATCGGCGCGACCGTGGTGCAGGAGTCCGGCAAGATCGATGTGCACATGGTCACCCACGAGGAGTCCAATCGCGGCTTCCGCTGGTCCTCACTCGCCCCGCGCGAGCGCAAGCTCGGATCCTGGTCCGCCGCACTGCTGGTGCCCTCGCTCATCTGCCTCGTCACCGGATTGTGGCTGGACCGCTGGCTGGATCTGGGCGGGGAGAGCGCCCTGTTCTTCATCGGCGTCATCGTGGTGGCGCTGTTCGGCGGCGTGGCCCCGGCGGCATTGTCGGCCTTGCTCTCGGGTGTCCTTTTGAACTGGTACTTCACCGAGCCCCGACACAGCCTCACGATTGCCGAGCTGGACAATCTGCTCACCATCGTGGTGCTGCTGATGGTGGCGGTCGCGGTCGCCGCGCTGGTGGATGTGGCGGCCAAACGAACCCGCGAGGCGCGCAAGGCCTCTCGGCAAGCCGAACTGCTGACGCTGTTCGCGGGCGCGGTGCTGCACGGCGCGGATCTGCCGGACCTGCTCGAGCGGGCCCGCGAAGCCTTCAGCCAGGAGGCTGTCAGCCTCATCACCGATGAGGCAATGGTGGCCTCGGTCGGCGAGGATCCGCCGACCGAGGTGATCGACGCCTTCACCGCCATCGAAGCCGGCGACGATACGCACTGGCTGCTGCTGCGCGGGCGCGCGCTCAGCTCCGGTGACCGGCTGGTGCTCGGTGCGGTCGCGAATCAGGCGGCGGGACTGGTGCATCAGAAGCAGTTGCAGGCCGAGGCGGGTGCCGCACAGGCGGTGATGGAGGCCGACAAACTGCGCCGCGCACTGCTGTCCGCGGTCAGCCACGATCTGCGCACGCCACTGGCCGGCGCCAAGGCCGCGGTCTCCAGCCTGCGCAGTGTGGATGTGGAGTTCTCCCCCGAGGACACCGCGGAATTGCTGGAGACCATCGAGGAATCGGTGGATCAGCTGACCGCGCTGGTCGGCAATCTGCTGGACTCCTCGCGGCTCGCGGTCGGCGTGATCAAACCGCAGATGCGGCGAACATACCTCGATGAAGTCGTGCATCACGCGCTCATGGGCATGGGCACCCGTGGGCTGGGGCGCGTAGCCATGAACCGGGTGAAGGTGGAGGTCGGCACCCTCTGCGTGCGTGCGGACGGCGGGCTGCTGGAGCGCGTGCTGGCCAATCTCATCGACAACGCCGTGCGCTACTCCCCCGGCGACTCACCGGTGCGAGTCACCGCCGAACACACCGGGCAACGCGTAGCCATTACGGTGGTTGATACCGGTCCGGGAGTTCCGACCGGTATGGAAGATCAGCTCTTCGAACCCTTCCAGCGGCTCGGCGATCGCGACAACTCCACCGGTGTGGGCCTGGGCCTGTCGGTGGTGCGCGGTTTCGTCGACGCCATGGGCGGCACCGTGCACGCCGAGAACACCCCCGGCGGCGGTTTGACCATGGTGATCGATATGCAGGCATGCGATGAACAGGAGAACGAGTGA
- a CDS encoding response regulator, whose translation MTNAAPAPTKVLVVDDEPQILRALRINLSVRGYEVTTASTGAAALRAAAEKHPDVVVLDLGLPDMDGIEVLAGLRGWTTTPVIVLSARTDSSDKVEALDAGADDYVTKPFGMDELLARLRAAVRRSSGTADTSEPVIETSSFTVDLAAKKVTRHGRDVHLTPTEWGMLEMLVRNKGKLVGRREILREVWGPSYATETHYLRVYLAQLRRKLEDDPSQPKHLLTEAGMGYRFQV comes from the coding sequence GTGACGAACGCGGCGCCCGCGCCGACGAAAGTCCTGGTGGTTGATGACGAACCGCAGATCCTGCGGGCCCTGCGCATCAACCTGTCGGTGCGCGGCTACGAGGTGACCACGGCATCCACCGGGGCCGCGGCCCTGCGCGCGGCCGCCGAGAAGCATCCCGACGTGGTGGTGCTGGACCTGGGCCTGCCCGATATGGACGGCATCGAAGTCCTTGCCGGACTGCGCGGTTGGACCACCACCCCGGTGATCGTGCTCTCCGCGCGCACCGACTCCTCCGATAAGGTCGAGGCCCTGGACGCCGGCGCGGACGACTACGTCACCAAACCCTTCGGCATGGACGAGCTGCTGGCCCGGCTGCGCGCCGCGGTCCGCCGCTCCTCCGGCACCGCCGACACCTCCGAGCCGGTAATCGAAACCTCTTCCTTCACAGTGGATCTCGCCGCCAAGAAGGTCACCCGGCACGGCCGCGACGTGCACCTCACCCCCACCGAATGGGGCATGCTCGAAATGCTGGTCCGCAACAAGGGCAAACTCGTCGGCCGCCGCGAAATCCTGCGCGAGGTGTGGGGTCCGTCCTACGCCACCGAAACCCATTATCTGCGTGTGTATCTCGCGCAGTTGCGGCGCAAGCTCGAGGACGATCCGTCACAGCCCAAACACCTGCTCACCGAGGCGGGAATGGGTTACCGCTTCCAGGTGTGA